From a single Lentisphaera profundi genomic region:
- the fabD gene encoding ACP S-malonyltransferase, producing MSTAYIFPGQGSQKKGMGAELFDKFSDLVAIADQVLGYSIVELCTEDPREELNKTQFTQPALYVVNALTYLDKIESGETAPAYLAGHSLGEYNALFAAGAYDFETGLKLVQKRGEIMSKVEGGGMAAVLGLDGEKIKETLVESGVEGVDVANFNSPSQTVLSGMKDDIVAAEQAFKDAGAKRYVVLPVSGAFHSRYMEGPREEFRQFVESFNFAEIKTPVISNFEAAPYESARISDLLCSQIAGSVRWVESIRLMKDLGVEEFVECGPGRVLAGLIRQIG from the coding sequence ATGTCTACTGCTTATATATTTCCTGGCCAAGGTTCACAGAAAAAAGGTATGGGTGCGGAACTGTTTGATAAATTCTCTGATTTAGTTGCAATAGCAGATCAGGTTTTGGGTTATTCAATTGTTGAACTCTGTACTGAAGATCCACGTGAAGAGCTTAATAAAACTCAGTTTACGCAACCCGCGCTCTATGTAGTAAATGCTTTGACTTATCTTGATAAGATTGAGTCAGGAGAGACGGCACCAGCTTATTTAGCAGGTCATAGCTTAGGTGAGTATAATGCTTTATTTGCGGCCGGTGCCTATGATTTTGAAACGGGTCTTAAGCTCGTTCAAAAACGTGGCGAAATTATGAGCAAAGTTGAGGGCGGTGGTATGGCTGCCGTACTCGGCTTAGATGGCGAGAAGATCAAAGAAACTCTTGTTGAAAGTGGTGTCGAAGGTGTTGATGTGGCGAATTTTAATTCTCCAAGTCAAACGGTATTGTCTGGTATGAAAGATGATATTGTCGCCGCCGAGCAAGCCTTCAAAGATGCTGGAGCTAAACGCTATGTCGTTTTGCCCGTAAGTGGAGCGTTTCACTCGCGTTACATGGAAGGTCCACGTGAGGAATTTCGTCAATTTGTTGAGTCTTTTAATTTCGCAGAGATTAAAACTCCGGTTATTTCAAACTTTGAAGCGGCACCTTATGAGAGCGCACGTATTTCTGATCTACTCTGTAGTCAAATTGCGGGTTCTGTTCGTTGGGTGGAGTCTATCAGGCTGATGAAAGATCTTGGTGTTGAAGAATTTGTTGAATGTGGCCCTGGTCGCGTTTTAGCAGGTTTGATTCGTCAGATTGGCTAA